In bacterium, the sequence GACGCGTGCCAGGCGACGGGAGAGGTTTTTCCGCAGCCTGCTAGGCCAAGGGCTATGGTGCTCGGCCATGTCACGTCGATGGCTCGCATCGCTCCTTCTTCTTCAGCTTGGCTGCGCCTCCCCCACCGGGCTCCCGACTTCCCTTGATTCTGAACGGCTCGCCACGGATGTAGCCTGGCTCACAGCACCGGAACGCGAGGGCCGCGGGCTGGGAACCGCCGGGCTGGCTTCCGCGGCGAACTGGTTGGCAGAGAGGTTCGCAGAAGCCGGACTGGCTCCGGGTGCGGGTGGAGGGAGCTTCCTCCAATCCTTCGAAACGGTCGTTGCGATTCGGGCGACTGGCGCGCATCTGCAGAAGGGCGAATGGAAGCTCGAAGCCGGAGGCTCTCTGGCACCGCTCATGATCAGCGAGTCAGGTGGTTTCGAAGGGCGTGTCGCCTTCGTCGGCTACGGCATCGCCGCGGAAGACCAGGGACACGACGACTACGCCGATCTCGATGTCGAGGGCCGACTCGTCATGGTGCTGGAAGGGCAGCCTGACGAGGGTGCCCTGGCCGGATCTCAGGGTGTGCCTTTTCTGCGGCGCCGCTCGAAGATCGTTGCCGCGCGCAGCCGCGGCGCAATCGGTGTGGTGTTCGTACCCGAAACGGAATCCACCGGATTCCCGGCCGCCACCCACGCTGGCGATCCGAGCGTCGGAACCGTTGGCCTGTTTGCCTTGCGCCTCGCTCGTCGCGAAGCGGAGCGGTTGCTTCGCCAAGCCGGACAGGAACTCGCGGCCTTGAGCGAGTCAGCCGGCGCCGGCGAATACGTATCCATTGCTCTCGAACTCGAACTGCGTGGCGAAGTCTCGATCGAACGCACTCGCGATGACGTCTCGAACGTCGTTGGTGTCCTGGCGGGGAACGATCTCGCGCTCGCAGACGAAGCCGTGATAATCGGTGCACACTACGACCACCTTGGGCTTGGCGGCTTCGGCTCTCTTGCTCCGTCGAAACTCGGCCAACTTCACCCCGGCGCGGACGACAACGCTTCAGGAAGTGCTGCCCTTCTAGCCGTGGCGCGAAGCCTGGCGAATGGCCCCGTGCTCCGACGGACCGTCGTCTTCGTCGCGTTCACCGCCGAAGAGATCGGGCTTCTTGGCTCTGCCCACTTCGTCGGGAATCGCCCGTCGGCTCTGCCCGCGCCCGTCGCCATGCTCAACATGGACATGGTCGGAATGCTGCGCGACGACCGAATCATCGTGTTTGGCAGCGAGAGCGCCGCCGAGTGGAAACCACTGCTCGACAAGGAAGCCGACGCTCTGGCGCTGGAGGTCGCCTACGAAGGCCGCGGTACGGGGCCATCGGACCAGACCAGCTTCTATGTGAAGAAGGTCCCGGTCCTGCACTTCTTCACTGGCGTCCACTCCACCTATCATACTCCCGATGACGTCGTTGAAGACATCTACGTTCCGGGCCTGGCTCGTGTGAGCGAACTGGTCGCCAGCGTCGCGCGGAAAACAGCAAATGCCCCGCGCATGACGTTCCAAGGCCAACCGGTCACCGCACATGCCGCAGCTGGAGCAGGGCGGGGATACGGCCCCGAACTCGGTACGATTCCGGCTTTCGGCGGCGAGCCCGTCGTCGGGGTCCGTCTGGCCGGAGTTCGGCCTGGCAGCCCGGCGGAGCGCGCCGGGCTCCAAGCGGGTGACGTATTGGTCTCGTTCGCCGGTGTGGCCATCCGTGACCTGGCCGAGTTCGCGACCCTCCTCCATGCCGAGCGCCCAGGCAACCGGATCGAACTCGTGGTCGAGCGCGGAGGTGAACGGATCAAGACCACTGCAACCCTCGGAGTGCGGAGATGAGCCTTACGATCCTCGGTGCCGGCTCGGTCGGGCTCACCCTGGCTGCGCGCCTCGCCCGGGGGGGAGTGCGGGTCCTGGTGCTCACCCGCCGCGAAGCCGCTGCACGCGCGTTGGCAGCCGGCCTTGTCGCCGAGCATCCGGCGGACGGCACGCGTTTCGAAGTCGAAGTCGAAGCTCGCTGCGCCGATCACGCAGAAGCGTGGCCCGACCAGCCCGTGCTCCTGTGCACGCGGGGTGAAGGGGTCGATGCCGCCGCGAAGTTGGTCGCGGGGCGCGCACCAGCGGCACCGCTCGTCACCTTCCAGAACGACGTCATCCACGAGGCGGTTGCGGCCCGGCACCACTCGGCGGTTCTGGGGGGCGTATGGCGAGAGACCTGCACGCGCACGGGCGATGCCCGTGTTCGTTTCCTCTACGACCGGCCCTCCCGGGCCATCCTGGGCCTGCACCCGAGCGGACCCAGCCCGGACGCCCACGCGATCGCGGCGCTCCTCGAGCGCGGCAACATTCGCAGCGGCGTCTCCGAATGCGTGGCCTTGGACAAATGGTTGAAGCTCTGCGTCAACCTGATGAGCACACCGAACGCTCTCATCCGTCGCGAAGACCACGCCGGCAGGGACTTCGTCGAGATCAAGGTCGGCCTGCTCGAAGAAGCCCGCACCGTCCTGGCCGCGGCGGCAATCGAAACCGGCTCCTGCGATGGCCTCGACCGGTCGCTCGACGAAGAGATCGCGTACCAGCGCGCTTCATTGGAACGAGGCACGAGCGCCCGGCCCATTCCGCTCTACAACCAGGTCTGGTCTGCGCTCACGCGGCGCCTTCCCACCGAAGCCGACGCCTACCATCGCCGAATATGCGACCTCGGTGTCCAACACGGCGTGGCCACCCCGCTGAACCGCCGCGTGCTCGAGGCCCTTCTGCACGCTGCGCATGCACATACGGGCCCCGAATCGCTTACGGCCGCCGGCCTCCTGGGGTGACGGCTCCCCTACGGGTGCCACACCTCGGTGTCGGGGAAGAAGGCCTTCCACGCCAGCCAGTACGCCTCGACCACCTGGACACCCTCCGGAACTTCGTAGGCGAAGGTTGCGCTGTCTGGGTCGTAGACGAAGCGGATCTGCTTTCCGCCGAACTCGTCTTCTACCTTTCCGCCGGCGGCCGTGGCTACCGAGCCTAGATAGGCGCGCTGCTTGCCGTCGACGGTGACGCCGAGGACCATTTCCTTCAGGTGATAGCTGCGATCCTCCGCTGCGACCGGAAACAAGAGCTTGTTCAGATCCCAATAGCGCCGAAACGGGCTCCTGGAGTAGTCGTGCACCTTCAGCGCAGGGCGGGTCAGGACCTTCGCGCGAGGATGGCGAGCCAGGATCCCTCCCAGGGTTTCCTGTCGGATCGGGAGCGGGCGCAACGTCGTACCCGTGCGAGGGCCGCTCAAAGCCCGCCCGTTGAACTGCTGCCAGAGGCTCTCGCTCTTCCGGTCGAAGAGCAGGAAACCATGATTGTGGATCAGGCCCGATACACCGAAACTGGCGTTCTCACCGGCCACGGTCGCATCGAAGGCGCGCGGCACTCCGGCCAATGGATCGTAGGTCACGACGACCGGCAGCTCGCCGAATCGGTCGTTCACGATCTGGTGGTACTCCATGAGATGCACTGGATACACACGCGTCGTATCGCCGACGGTGACGGCCAGGACCGGGGTATCGGGCTTCACCCATGTTGCCTCGGGCACGGGCACGAAGGTCGGCTCGTCGACCGACATGATTCCATCTTTTCCCGGGCCTCCGCCGAAGATCTGGTCCTTGGGGACCTTTGCCGCAGAGAGATCGAAGCCGTTGGTACCGGGCTTGGGTTCGGCAGAGGACGCGACATTGGCCGACAACAGCAAAACCAACCCCAGGCCGGTGACGCCCCTCACGAAACCGCCTCGATCGAATCGGCCACGATGCCGAGCAGCTCGTCCAGGACATCGTCCTCGATGTTCAAGGGGGGAGCCACGTACACGACGTTGCCCATCGGCCGCAGATATGCACCTCGACGCCGAGCCTCGTCGTAGATGCGCCAGCCGGCCCTGGCGAGGTATCCATCGTCGCCGGCGAGGTCGAGTGCGCCGATCATGCCCCGGCTTCGGGTGCGTGCCACGGCCGGCAGCGCTTCGAGGGCTCGAAAGGCTTTGGCAATCCGCTCCGCCTTCGGCTTGGCCCGGTCGAGGATTTTTTCCTCCTCGTAGACCTTCAATACCTCGACGGCGACTGCGGAACCCAGCGGGTTGCCGCAAAAGGAATGCCCGTAGTAGAACGCGCGATCCGCCTCACCGAGAAATCCCTCGAAGAGCCGCGGCGTGACCAACGTGGCGGCCATCGGCAGCATCCCGCCGCTGAAGCCCTTGGCCGTGCACAGGATGTCGGGCAGGACCCCCGCGTGTTCCGCTGCCCACATCGGCCCCGTGCGTCCGTAGCCCGTGAAGACTTCGTCGAAGATCAGGAAGACGTCGTGGCGATCGCAGAGAGCCCGGGCTTCGCGCAGGTAGGCGGGGTCGTACATCTGCATGCCGGACGCCCCCTGCACGACGGGCTCGACCACCACCGCCGCCAGCTCATGGCCATGGGTGTCGAGCACCGATCGCAAGGCCGTGACCGCAGGTTCGAGCCCTCCTGCCTGGGTGGACGTCGGCACGAAGAAGTTCTCGAGCACCGCCCCCTTGAACGGCGCCCGGAAGACATCGACACCGCCGATGGCGGTCACGCCGAGGGTTTCGCCGTGGAACGCCTCCTGAAGCGCCACGAAATGCTTACGCTTGGATTGCCCTGCTTGCGCCCAATATTGGAGCGTGACCTTAAGGGCGACTTCGACGGCGGTCGAACCATCGTCGCTGTAGAAGACGTGTTCGAGACCGTCCGGGGCAACGGCACAAATACGCTCGGCCAGCTCGCTTGCCGGCCGGTGCGTCATGCCTGCCAGGGCCGTATGGCAGTTTCGATCGGCCTGATCCTTCAGCGCCTGGACCAGCCGCGGATGGTTGTGGCCGAGGGAAGCCACCCACCAGGAGGAGTTGGCATCGATCAGCCTGCTGCCGTCCACATCCCAGAGGTAGGGGCCCTCCGCCCGTGCCACGACGATCGGATCGACCTCGGCACGGTAACGATCCATCGGCGTGTAGGGGTGCCACACGCGTTGCTTGTCGAGTGCAACGATGCGATCCCGATCCATGGGTTCTCCGAAAGCTCTTCCGCCGGAACGGTCGGGCTAGAGCAGGTTCTCTGCCAGGACTTCGAACAACTCCGGCTGGCCCCCGCTGATCAGCATGTCCGTGACCGGCGAAGCCTTCCAGGCTTCGAGCCGCTCTGCAATCCGCTCCTTCGGACCGACCAGTGCAACCTCATCGATCAACTCGTCGGGTACTGCGGCCATCGCCTCGGCTTTCTTGCCATCCAGGTACAGGTCTTGGATCTTCGTCGCTGCCTCGCCGTAGCCGAGCCGGGTCGCGTAGTCGTTGTAGAAGTTCTTCCCCCGCGCGCCCATGCCGCCGATGTACAACGCCATCATTCCACGCATGGGTCCACGGCATTGGTCGAGATCGTCTCCCAGGATACCCGTCACGAACGGTGCGAGGCGGAAGCCGTCCATGTTCTTCCCACCGCCGGCCTTGGCGAAGCCCTTCTCCAGATGTGGGGTGATCAGGTCCATGCGCTCGGGATTCATCCAGACCGGAATCAGGCCATCCGCGACCTCTCCACTGCAGGCGATGCCCGCGGCTCCGATCGAGGCCGTGAAGATGGGAATGTCCGCGCGACCATGCAGGATGCTCTTCAGCGGCTTGCCAAGCCCGGTTGCGCCCTCACTCTGATAGGGAATCTCGTAGTGTTCGCCCTTGTGTTCGAGCGGTCCTTCCCGGGCGAAGATGTCGCGCAGGATCTTCACGTACTCACGGGTGCGGGTCAGCGGCTTTCCGTAGGGAACCCCGTGCCATCCTTCGACCACCTGCGGGCCGGAGGGTCCGATGCCTAGCAGGAAACGGCCGCCGGAGAGCTGATCGAGGCTGATGGCCGTCATCGCGGTCATGGCGGGAGTTCGAGCCGGCATCTGGAGGATGGCCGTACCGAGCTTGATCTTCGAGGTCTGAGCGGCGATCCAGGTCAGCGATGTGATCGCATCCGAGCCATAGGCCTCTGCCGTCCAGACGGAGTCAAACCCCAGTGATTCCGCAAGCTTGACGCGCTCGATATCGATCTGGAGCCGGGGCCCGGAGTAGCCGATATTGAGACCGATTCGCATTCTGCATTCCTTCGGGGGCGTGTGGGAGGCTCACCTTAGCACCCCGCTGGAGCGGGGCGGGTGGCCCACTAAAGCTTGGGCGGCGGCGCACCGAGGCTGCCTAGCGGGTGATGTCATGCGAACGATCGACGATTTCGAGCTGATTGAAAGCGTGTCTGCGGATGCGCTGGCGAGCCACCCCGTGTGGAGCCCCTGGGCTCCAGAACTCGACCGGGAGCGTGTGCTTGCCTGGGGTGTGTCAGAGGAAGAACTCGACCGTCAGATCGAGCTCTTCGAATCTTGCGGGCCCGTACCGTTGTACCCGGTCCTCGATCTTGCCGAGCTCGGTGATCGCAAGGACATGGTGGTTGCCGCCCGATTCGAGGCGGCCGATGGAGCGCGCCTCTGGGGATTCCTCCTCGAGCCTCACGCGTTCGGCATCTTCCATCTCGGCGAGGAGTACTCGTTCAATCGCAACCTCCCGGCGTTCTCCGAGAGAGAAGCCGAACGTCTCGCAGCAGCCCTTGGGACCAGCGCCGACATGATCTTTCCGCTCTTCTTCCGTGTCGACGACGAGGTGCCCGAGACGGCCGGCAACCAGGGCGAGATCACGCGCTTCTGGTAGGAACCGGGCATCCCCCAGCCCTGCTGTCGATTCGAGAACACACGCTCAGGAAGACGCGTGTCAAACGCGTTCGAATCTCCTCAATCGGAACGGGAGGCGATCGCTAGCCGAAGCCCGGCGGCCACGAGAAAGCCGCCGCCAATGCGCTCGAGGCGATGCACCCAATCACCACTTGCGATCTCCCTGGCACGAGCGGCGGCAACCGCATACACGCCGAGCGCCAGTATCTCGATGGCCACAGAGCTCACGCCGAGAATGGCCACCTGGGCTCCCAGTGCGCGTTCCGGATCGAGAAACTGAGGCACCAGCGCCGTGAAGAAGACAAGGCTCTTCGGATTTGCGCTCTGCACGATGAAGCCCCGGCTGAACGAACGGCCAAGGCGTGCAGTCTCTTCGTGTTGCGCCACGGATCGGTGCCGCGAGAAGATCGCGCGGGCGCCTAGATAGATCAGATAGGCCGCGCCAGCCCATTGGATGAGGTGAAAGAGCTGGTGCGATGCAACGATCACCGCGCCGATGCCAAGGGCCGAGAGTACGAAATAGAGCGTATTCGATGCCAGGATGCCCAGCCCAGCGCCGAACCCTCCGCCTGCGCCGCGGGCAAGCGAGACGGAAACGACCAACAACACGGCTGGCCCCGGGGTGAAGCAGAGCACCGCCTCGGTCACGCAGAATGCGAGCCAGGTCTCGAGAGGCATGACGGAAGCCTAGCGAAATCGGGCGGGAGCGAGCTTTGCGCCCTTCACCCGCCTGCGAGAGCCCGGTATATTGCGCAGCATCGATATGAGCGAACGAACCACAGAACTGTACGAGAAGATCTTCGCGAACAACCTCAAATGGGTCGCGGAAAAGACAGCCAACGACGCGAACTATTTCGAGCGGCTCTCCCAAACGCACGCCCCGGCGTTCCTCTTCATCGGCTGTGCCGACAGCCGTGTGCCGGCCAACGAGATCATGGGCCTGGATCCCGGCGAGGTCTTCGTTCACCGCAATGTGGCGAACATCGTCCCCAACACGGACAAGAACGTGCACTCGACCATCCAGTACGCGGTAGAGCACCTGGGAGTGCAGCACGTGATCGTATGCGGCCACTATGGATGTGGCGGCGTCGATGCCGCAATGCAGTCTTCGGATCTAGGCCAGCTCAACGGGTGGCTGCATGAGATCCGGGACGTCTACCGTCTTCATCGCGACGAACTCGACGCCATCTCGGATCCACGCGCTCGAACCCGAAGACTCGTCGAACTCAATGTCCACGAGCAATGCATCAACGTGATCAAGACAGCATTCGTGCAGAAGAGCTACGAAAAGCTCGGCTATCCCATCGTTCATGGCTGGGTCTACGCGCTGGAAGACGGAATCCTGCACGATCTCGAGATCCCATTCGAAAAGACGCTCGAAATGGTCCGGGAGATCTACCGCCTGGACACCTAGGCATGGGGGGGGACTGCAACCGCCCTCATTGATTCGGATGCCGCTTCGCTTCTCGTGGTGGATCGCGGGGCGGGGGGCGGCCAGCGCGGAATGGCTCGGCCGGGGCTCTGGGGGCCGCGCAAGACGTGGACGTGGGTTCGCTTACGCGGCTCTCGCCGCTAGCGAACGAGTACACGGCCAACAGACGAGATGCCTGCGCTTTATTTCCTTGCTGGCCGCCCCCCGCCCCGCGACGAGCCGTGCAAGCAACCAGG encodes:
- the bioA gene encoding adenosylmethionine--8-amino-7-oxononanoate transaminase — encoded protein: MDRDRIVALDKQRVWHPYTPMDRYRAEVDPIVVARAEGPYLWDVDGSRLIDANSSWWVASLGHNHPRLVQALKDQADRNCHTALAGMTHRPASELAERICAVAPDGLEHVFYSDDGSTAVEVALKVTLQYWAQAGQSKRKHFVALQEAFHGETLGVTAIGGVDVFRAPFKGAVLENFFVPTSTQAGGLEPAVTALRSVLDTHGHELAAVVVEPVVQGASGMQMYDPAYLREARALCDRHDVFLIFDEVFTGYGRTGPMWAAEHAGVLPDILCTAKGFSGGMLPMAATLVTPRLFEGFLGEADRAFYYGHSFCGNPLGSAVAVEVLKVYEEEKILDRAKPKAERIAKAFRALEALPAVARTRSRGMIGALDLAGDDGYLARAGWRIYDEARRRGAYLRPMGNVVYVAPPLNIEDDVLDELLGIVADSIEAVS
- a CDS encoding LysE family translocator, whose translation is MPLETWLAFCVTEAVLCFTPGPAVLLVVSVSLARGAGGGFGAGLGILASNTLYFVLSALGIGAVIVASHQLFHLIQWAGAAYLIYLGARAIFSRHRSVAQHEETARLGRSFSRGFIVQSANPKSLVFFTALVPQFLDPERALGAQVAILGVSSVAIEILALGVYAVAAARAREIASGDWVHRLERIGGGFLVAAGLRLAIASRSD
- a CDS encoding carbonic anhydrase, producing the protein MSERTTELYEKIFANNLKWVAEKTANDANYFERLSQTHAPAFLFIGCADSRVPANEIMGLDPGEVFVHRNVANIVPNTDKNVHSTIQYAVEHLGVQHVIVCGHYGCGGVDAAMQSSDLGQLNGWLHEIRDVYRLHRDELDAISDPRARTRRLVELNVHEQCINVIKTAFVQKSYEKLGYPIVHGWVYALEDGILHDLEIPFEKTLEMVREIYRLDT
- a CDS encoding LLM class F420-dependent oxidoreductase, with translation MRIGLNIGYSGPRLQIDIERVKLAESLGFDSVWTAEAYGSDAITSLTWIAAQTSKIKLGTAILQMPARTPAMTAMTAISLDQLSGGRFLLGIGPSGPQVVEGWHGVPYGKPLTRTREYVKILRDIFAREGPLEHKGEHYEIPYQSEGATGLGKPLKSILHGRADIPIFTASIGAAGIACSGEVADGLIPVWMNPERMDLITPHLEKGFAKAGGGKNMDGFRLAPFVTGILGDDLDQCRGPMRGMMALYIGGMGARGKNFYNDYATRLGYGEAATKIQDLYLDGKKAEAMAAVPDELIDEVALVGPKERIAERLEAWKASPVTDMLISGGQPELFEVLAENLL
- a CDS encoding M20/M25/M40 family metallo-hydrolase, coding for MSRRWLASLLLLQLGCASPTGLPTSLDSERLATDVAWLTAPEREGRGLGTAGLASAANWLAERFAEAGLAPGAGGGSFLQSFETVVAIRATGAHLQKGEWKLEAGGSLAPLMISESGGFEGRVAFVGYGIAAEDQGHDDYADLDVEGRLVMVLEGQPDEGALAGSQGVPFLRRRSKIVAARSRGAIGVVFVPETESTGFPAATHAGDPSVGTVGLFALRLARREAERLLRQAGQELAALSESAGAGEYVSIALELELRGEVSIERTRDDVSNVVGVLAGNDLALADEAVIIGAHYDHLGLGGFGSLAPSKLGQLHPGADDNASGSAALLAVARSLANGPVLRRTVVFVAFTAEEIGLLGSAHFVGNRPSALPAPVAMLNMDMVGMLRDDRIIVFGSESAAEWKPLLDKEADALALEVAYEGRGTGPSDQTSFYVKKVPVLHFFTGVHSTYHTPDDVVEDIYVPGLARVSELVASVARKTANAPRMTFQGQPVTAHAAAGAGRGYGPELGTIPAFGGEPVVGVRLAGVRPGSPAERAGLQAGDVLVSFAGVAIRDLAEFATLLHAERPGNRIELVVERGGERIKTTATLGVRR
- a CDS encoding DUF3179 domain-containing protein; translation: MRGVTGLGLVLLLSANVASSAEPKPGTNGFDLSAAKVPKDQIFGGGPGKDGIMSVDEPTFVPVPEATWVKPDTPVLAVTVGDTTRVYPVHLMEYHQIVNDRFGELPVVVTYDPLAGVPRAFDATVAGENASFGVSGLIHNHGFLLFDRKSESLWQQFNGRALSGPRTGTTLRPLPIRQETLGGILARHPRAKVLTRPALKVHDYSRSPFRRYWDLNKLLFPVAAEDRSYHLKEMVLGVTVDGKQRAYLGSVATAAGGKVEDEFGGKQIRFVYDPDSATFAYEVPEGVQVVEAYWLAWKAFFPDTEVWHP
- a CDS encoding ketopantoate reductase family protein — protein: MSLTILGAGSVGLTLAARLARGGVRVLVLTRREAAARALAAGLVAEHPADGTRFEVEVEARCADHAEAWPDQPVLLCTRGEGVDAAAKLVAGRAPAAPLVTFQNDVIHEAVAARHHSAVLGGVWRETCTRTGDARVRFLYDRPSRAILGLHPSGPSPDAHAIAALLERGNIRSGVSECVALDKWLKLCVNLMSTPNALIRREDHAGRDFVEIKVGLLEEARTVLAAAAIETGSCDGLDRSLDEEIAYQRASLERGTSARPIPLYNQVWSALTRRLPTEADAYHRRICDLGVQHGVATPLNRRVLEALLHAAHAHTGPESLTAAGLLG